From Pseudomonas arsenicoxydans:
ATGTCCAGCAACGCTTGTTGCTCGTTTGTCATGTCACGCCTCCTGGGGTGATTGATGAGTGATGTGTTTGTGTTTGAACCGGTGCCGATTGAGGAATCGGCGACAGGTAGGCATTCCAAAAAGCCCGGTATTACTCCGGGCTTTTCAGTAATACGGTCCCGCTGACCTTTCGGCGCTACTGGCGCGGTACGAGTCCATTCAGATTGTTTTTCCGACCGCGGTCCCTGCCCGCCGGATAACTGCTTCTGGTGCTTTACGCTGCACACCCGGGTCAGTTGCCAACCCTCTGAACCGTTGAGGCCGGTTCATCGCTGCCTTTGTGGTGGAACTAAAGAGCTTCGTTTCGAGCTGCTTTGTTGAGCGGCTTGAGACAAAGAATATGCATGGATGCATATACAGTCAATGCACAAATGCATTTATTTATGCATCTGAATTGCACTGACGCATGAAAGCCCCGCAGACAAAGGCGCTGGCGGTTTTCGCAAGACGAAAAAAAACCCGCTCGAGGGCGGGTTTTTATCTGACAGTGATGAGGTTAACGGGCGTACATGCCCCACCAGAAGACGTGACCGAGGATGACGATTTGCTCTTCCTGGATTTCCTGGAAGGTGTAGTCCTCGTCCGGGTGTTCATCGCGATTGAAGCTGCGCAGGCGAATGCCAGTCGGCAGGCGATACAGCTGTTTAACCCGCAACTGGCCGTTATGGTTGATGGCATAAAGATCGCCATCGACGATGTCGCCAATCGCGCACTTGCCGGCATTCACCCCGACAGTGGCACCATCGCGCAACACCGGCAGCATACTGTTGCCACGTACTGTCACGCATTTGGCCTGGTCGAACTGCACACCGTTGTGGCGCAGACTTCGCTTGCCGAAGCGCAGGCTAGAGCGCTCGCTCTCTTCGATGACGAATCTTCCTGATCCAGCAGCCAATTCAACCTCGCGAAGAAAGGGGACGGACACTTCGTCGTCATCGACGGGGGTGTCGTCGTCCCACAGACTTATATCCTTGAGTTCGGAATGCAATTGATCGCGCCCGGCAGTGGCGGTGGTCGCGACATCGACGCGCCCGCGCAACTGATCGGTGCTCACGGCGAAGTACTCGGCGATTTTCGAGATGTGTTTATCCGAAGGATCGACGATCTTCCCGCCGAGGATCCGCGAGAGCGTGGATTGAGGCACGCCGGTGCGACGGTGAAGCTCCGTGGGGGAGATCCCGTGCTGATCGAGCAGCGCTCTTAGGACGGTAGAAACATTGCGTTTTTGCATAACGCGCATAGTGCTTGATCTTTTTTACGAAGACAAATGCTGTTTTGCATAAATCATGCATAGACAGCAGAAAAGACCGGTGAGGCGTTCATGCCTGCGTCGAGCGGACTGCCCATGTTAATCTTGCGCCCATTGCGCAAAAGCCGGCCGATGCCCCTTCCTTTGCCCTACACCTTTGAACGAGTTTTCCTGAATTCCCGATGAATAAAGCCCTCTCCGACCTGTCCTCCCACACGCCAATGATGCAGCAATACTGGCGCCTGAAGAACCAGCACCCCGACCAGCTGATGTTCTACCGCATGGGCGACTTCTACGAGATCTTCTACGAAGACGCGAAGAAGGCCGCCAAGTTGCTGGACATCACCCTGACGGCCCGTGGGCAATCGGCGGGTCAGGCGATTCCGATGTGTGGGATTCCTTACCACTCTGCTGAAGGTTACCTGGCGAAACTGGTCAAACTGGGCGAGTCGGTGGTGATCTGCGAGCAGGTCGGCGACCCGGCCACCAGCAAAGGGCCGGTGGATCGCCAGGTAGTGCGGATCATCACGCCGGGTACGGTCAGTGATGAAGCGCTGCTCGACGAGCGCCGGGATAACCTGATTGCGGCGGTGCTGGGTGACGAGCGTCTTTTCGGCCTGGCTGTGCTCGATATCACCAGCGGCAACTTCACGGTGCTGGAGATCAAAGGCTGGGAAAACCTGCTGGCGGAGCTGGAGCGGGTCAATCCGGTAGAACTGATGATCCCGGATGATTGGCCGAAGGATTTGCCGGCGGAAAAACGTCGTGGGGTTCGTCGCCGTGCGCCGTGGGATTTCGAGCGCGACTCGGCGCTGAAAAGTCTTTGCCAGCAGTTCTCCACCCAGGACCTGAAAGGCTTCGGTTGCGAGAACCTGACCCTGGCCATCGGTGCGGCCGGTTGCCTGCTCAGTTACGCCAAGGAAACCCAGCGCACCGCCCTGCCCCACTTGCGCAGCCTGCGCCATGAACGCCTGGATGATACCGTGGTGCTGGACGGCGCGAGCCGTCGCAACCTGGAGCTGGACACCAACCTGGCCGGTGGTCGCGACAATACGCTGCAATCGGTGGTCGATCGCTGCCAGACGGCCATGGGCAGTCGTTTGCTGACTCGCTGGCTGAACCGTCCGCTGCGCGATCTCACTGTATTGCTGGCGCGCCAGACGTCGATCACCTGCCTGCTCGACGGTTACCGTTTCGAAAAACTGCAACCGCAGCTCAAGGAAATCGGTGACATCGAGCGGATTCTGGCGCGGATCGGCCTGCGCAACGCCCGTCCTCGTGACCTGGCGCGTCTGCGCGATGCACTCGGTGCGCTGCCTGAGCTGCAAGCGGCGATGACCGAGCTCGAAGCGCCGCACATCATTCAACTGGCGAAGACCACCAGCACCTACCCGGAACTCGCGGCGCTGCTGGAAAAAGCCATCATCGACAACCCGCCTGCAGTCATCCGTGACGGCGGCGTGTTGAAGACCGGTTACGACAGCGAACTCGACGATCTGCAATCGCTCAGCGAGAACGCCGGGCAGTTCCTGATTGATCTGGAAGCACGGGAAAAGGCTCGCACCGGTCTGTCGCACTTGAAGGTCGGTTACAACCGCATTCACGGCTATTTCATCGAGCTGCCGAGCAAGCAAGCCGAGTCGGCACCGGCCGATTACATTCGTCGCCAGACGCTCAAAGGCGCCGAGCGTTTCATCACGCCGGAACTGAAAGCGTTCGAGGACAAGGCGCTGTCGGCCAAGAGCCGTGCCTTGGCCCGCGAGAAGATGTTGTACGAAGCGCTGCTCGAAGACCTGATCGCCCAACTGCCTCCGCTGCAGGACACCGCCGCGGCGCTGGCCGAACTGGACGTGCTGAGCAACCTGGCCGAGCGTGCGCTGAACCTGGACCTGAACTGCCCGCGCTTCGTTGACGAGCCGTGCATGCGTATCACCCAGGGTCGTCACCCGGTGGTCGAGCAAGTACTGACCACGCCGTTCGTGGCCAACGACCTGAGCCTCGACGACAACACGCGCATGCTGGTGATTACCGGTCCGAACATGGGCGGTAAATCCACCTACATGCGCCAGACCGCGTTGATCGTGTTGCTGGCGCATATCGGCAGTTTCGTGCCGGCAGCCAGTTGCGAATTGTCCCTGGTGGACCGGATCTTTACCCGGATCGGTTCCAGTGATGACCTGGCCGGTGGCCGGTCGACCTTCATGGTCGAAATGAGCGAAACCGCGAACATTCTGCACAACGCCACCGAACGCAGCCTGGTGCTGATGGACGAAGTCGGTCGCGGCACCAGCACCTTCGACGGCCTGTCGCTGGCCTGGGCCGCGGCGGAACGTCTGGCGTATCTGCGCGCTTACACACTGTTCGCCACCCACTACTTCGAGCTGACGGTGCTACCGGAGGCGCAACCGCTGGTGGCTAACGTTCACCTCAATGCCACCGAGCACAACGAGCGCATCGTGTTCCTGCACCACGTCCTGCCCGGCCCTGCCAGCCAGAGCTACGGCTTGGCGGTTGCGCAGTTGGCAGGCGTGCCAAGTGAAGTGATTGTGCGCGCTCGTGAGCATTTGGGCCGCCTGGAGGCCACTGCACTGCCCCATGAAGTGCCCAAGCCCGCCAAAGGCAAACCGGCCGTGCCGCAGCAGAGCGATATGTTCGCCAGCCTGCCGCATCCGGTGCTCGATGAACTGGCAAAACTTGATCTGGACGACATGACGCCGCGTCGCGCGCTAGAAATGCTCTATACACTAAAGACACGGGTCTAACGCACTTGCCTGCAAGCTGTTAGAATCTCGCGCGGTTTGGGATGCTGCTGGCTAATAGCCTGGCCTGCAGATTATCGCTCCCAAACCTGGCGACCCCAACGTGAAGGGGCTCCGCTGCCGCCGCCTGAGGAGAAAATTAGAATGACCTTCGTCGTCACCGACAACTGCATCAAGTGCAAGTACACCGACTGCGTAGAAGTCTGTCCGGTGGACTGCTTTTACGAAGGCCCGAACTTCCTGGTGATTCACCCGGATGAGTGCATCGACTGCGCACTGTGCGAACCAGAGTGCCCTGCCGTGGCCATCTTCTCCGAAGATGAAGTCCCGGAAGACATGCAGCAATTCATTCAGCTGAACGTTGAGTTGGCCGAAATATGGCCCAACATCACCGAGAAGAAAGATCCGCTGCCAGACGCTGAAGAGTGGGATGGCAAGAAAGGCAAGATCAAAGAACTCGAACGCTGATCTTCCCACGCGTTCTGGAAAAGGCCCCTCGTGGGCCTTTTTGCTTTTCTGCAGGCAAAAAAAAGGGGCGGTTTGACCCGCCCACATTTTTCCCTATTCCCTGTATTCCTTTTCATCGTCCTGATGAATCGCTTCCTGCGATGTCCATTCCCCCCTTCCTTGAAGGGCGTGTCGATCCGTCGACACAGTTCAGATACTAGAGAAATCCCTACCAAGCGCAATTGACCCAGATCGCTAAAAACGTTTGTCATATGCTGTTAACACAATAAATTATCAATATAAATCAAATAGATAAGCAATGCGCACATAGGGTATGGGCGACTATGTAGTGGTCAACTAATCCCGGACACGACGTTAAGTTTTTCCTCGGCCCGCGCTGGCGCCAACCCATCGTTGAATTGGTGAGGCCGAATCCAGTTGTAGCGATGCATCAAAAAATGGCTGATATCGCGCTGTGCTTCCTGCGCAGTTCGATAGCCCACGGTCGGTATCCATTCTGTTTTCAAGCTGCGAAATACGCGCTCCATCGGTGCGTTATCCCAGCAGTTTCCTCGTCGACTCATGCTTTGGCGCATGCGGTATCGCCACAACCGCTGGCGAAAGAGTCGGCTTGCATATTGCGATCCCTGGTCTGAGTGGAATAGCAGATCCGAAGGCCTGCCACGCTGCTCGTAAGCCATATCCAGCGCTTTGATCACCAGCTCAGCGTCTGGCTTTTCCGACAGCGCCCAGCCCACGATCCGACGCGTACAAAGATCCAGGACGACAGCCAGGTAATGCCACTTTCCTTGTGCCCAAATGTAGGTGATATCGCCGCACCAGACTTGATTGGGCGCTGGCACGTCGAACTCGCGGTTCAATGTGTTCGGGATATCCAGTCTTTCTACTGTTGCTCGTTTGTAGGCATGGGAGCCGGGTTGTTTGCTGACTAAATCAAGCTCGCGCATCAAGCTACGCACTTTGAATCGACCGAGTTGCTCACCGTCTTCACGCATCAGTGACAGGATGCTGCGACTGCCCGCAGAGCTGCGACTTTGCGAGAACAGCTCACTGACGCGACTACGCAATCGAAGCCGTTCAACATCCGGCGTGCGGCGCCGCAGGCGCTGGGCGTAGTAACACGAGCGAGTGACGTCAAACACCTTGCACAGCCAATCAACCGGCTCATGGGCGCTCAACTGGTCAATCAGCGCGAACGCTCGTGATCTTCCGACATCAAGAGCGCAGTAGCCTTTTTTAGTATTGATTTCTCTCGCTCAAGCCGAGCAATCCGGGCTTCCAGCTCCTGAATTTTTTGCTGTTCCGGAGTCAGTGCCTTGCTCTGCGGGGTGACGCCTTTATGTTCTTTCTGAATCTGGTCAACCCAGCGGCGCAATGCCGATTCACCAATGCCGAGTGAACGGCTGGCTTCGATGTAGCTGTAGTTTTGTTTGAGCACAAGGTCGGCAGCCTCGCGCTTGAATTCAGGAGTAAAGGAGCGGCGTTGTTTGGTCATCTGACACCTCGATCTGGCGAGCATTCTCGCCTAAATGGGTGTCCGGTTTCATTAGACCACTACAACTACCAACCTGTAAAAATAGTGAACACTTACGAAAGAGTAAGCGAAAACTTACAGCGCGATACTACAAAGCCGAGACGATCACCCTCATCTTTCAGGCAATAAAAAACCCCGAGCCAGTCGGGGCCTTTTATGACCGTCTGAACAAATGGCTTATTGAAACAGCGACTCGCTCGACAAGCCGTTCTTCTCAAGAATCTCACGAAGACGCTTGAGGCCTTCCACCTGAATCTGTCTGACCCGCTCCCGGGTCAGGCCAATCTCCAGGCCTACGTCTTCAAGCGTGCTGCTCTCGTGGCCACGCAAGCCGAAGCGACGGACCACCACTTCACGTTGCTTGTCGGTCAGCTCCGAAAGCCATTGATCGATGCTCTGAGACAGGTCGTCGTCCTGCAGCAGTTCACATGGATCGGTTGGACGATCATCGGTAAGGGTGTCCAGCAGGGTTTTATCCGAATCCGGACCCAGCGAGACGTCGACCGAAGAAACCCGCTCGTTCAAGCCGAGCATGCGCTTGACCTCTGCCACTGGTTTTTCCAGCAGGTTGGCGATTTCTTCGGGTGAGGGTTCATGGTCGAGCTTTTGGGTCAGCTCCCGTGCAGCCCGCAGGTACACATTGAGCTCTTTGACCACATGGATCGGTAACCGGATGGTCCGGGTCTGATTCATGATCGCGCGCTCGATGGTCTGACGAATCCACCAGGTTGCGTAGGTCGAAAAGCGGAAGCCTCGCTCAGGGTCGAACTTCTCCACTGCGCGGATCAGACCGAGGTTGCCCTCTTCGATCAGGTCCAGCAGTGACAGCCCACGATTGACATAGCGGCGGGCGATTTTCACCACCAGTCGCAGGTTACTTTCAATCATGCGCTTGCGCCCCGCCGGATCGCCACTTTGCGACAAGCGCGCAAAATGAACTTCTTCTTCCGGAGAGAGCAATGGGGAAAAGCCGATTTCGTTGAGGTACAGCTGCGTGGCATCGAGTGCCCGAGTGTAATCGATGTACTTGTGTTGCTTTAACGAAGCGGAGTGTTTGGATTTGGCACGAACGGAAGGTGGAGCAGCCCCTTCATCATTCGACATCGAATCCGTACCGATGCCGGTCTCCATAAGGAGAACCTCATCGTCGATGTCAAACTCCGGCACTTCTTTACTGAGAGCCATTGTTATAGTCCTTTGGTGAGTTCGACCCCAAGCTCAAGCGGCGCCTTTATCCTTGGCAACGCTGGAGCCTGTCCCCTCTACGTGACGGAACAGGCTGGCAACAAATCAACGGCGTGGCAGGAACTGCAGCGGATCTACAGGTTTACCTTGTCGGCGAATCTCAAAATGCAGCTTCACCCGGTCTGTACCCGTTGACCCCATTTCGGCAATTGTCTGTCCGACCTTGACCTGCTGCCCCTCCCGAACCAACAGCCTGCGGTTATGTCCGTAGGCACTGACGTAGGTGTCGCTGTGTTTGATGATGACTAATTCGCCGTAGCCCCTTAAGCCACTCCCGGCGTATACCACCGTCCCATCAGACGCAGCTAAAACAGGCTGTCCCAAATCTCCGGCGATATCAATTCCTTTATTCAAACTACCGTTTGAGGAGAACTTTCCAATCAGAATGCCATTAGATGGCCATCCCCAGCCGGTCGGGGCCGGGCCGGCAGGAGGCATCGGAGCGGGGGCCGGCTTGTTGGCGAAGGACGGTGCAACCACTGAGCTACTGGTCGTTGTGCCATTAGCCTGACGCCGGATTACCGTGGTTTTCAGTGACGAAGAAGGCGTTGAATCGGTTGCACTCTCCACCGGCGCTGGTGTTGAACCGGTGCGACCATCAAAGCGAATTGTCTGACCCGGGTGGATCGTGTACGGCGTAGGAATGTTGTTCCGTGCGGCGAGGGCTTTGTAGTCCCAACCGTAGCGAAAAGCGATCGAGAACAGCGTGTCTTTCGGTCGAACGACGTACTGCCCCGTGGTCACTGCCGGACGCTGAGGAGCGGCGTTGTTGCGATCGACCACGCGAACATCACTCGTTTTGGAACTGGAGCAACCGACCAGCAAGGTGCTCAAGACGAGGCCAGTCACCAGGCGCTGAAAGCTCTTTGTACCCATACGCTGCGCAATGACTGTGAGACTCACCCGCCGCTCCCTTTGTGGTGGCTGAAAATGTGGATTGCCGTGTTCCGGCACGAAATGTCGCAAGTATAACGGGCCCGACAGGCTTTACCTTTAATGAAGCGAAATGGCTTCGCGCACACGTTTGCTGCCTGCCGATGAATTCCGTTTAACACTTCGATGCCGCTGTAAGACCCGGACAATCGAAGAGAATTCAGCGCTCCTGAATAAATGCTCAGGCCAGTGGCCCATTGAGCAACGGTACGAAGCGCACCGACCCCAAAACGCGTCGGGAAAAGCCGTTTTCTTCACGGATGATCAGCATCAATTGCTGCACCTCACCCGAACCGACCGGTATGACCAGTCTTCCGCCCGGCGCCAATTGATCGAGCAATGCCTGCGGAACATCGGTAGCTACCGCCGTAACGATAATGCCGTTATACGGTGCCAGCGCCGGCCAGCCTTCCCAACCGTCACCCCAGCGAAAAACCACGTTGCGTAGGTTCAGCTCGACCAGGCGTTCCTTGGCCCGGTCCTGCAAAACCTTGATGCGCTCCACGGAGAACACCCGCTCGACCAGTTGCGACAGTACCGCTGTCTGGTAGCCGGAGCCGGTGCCGATTTCCATCACCTTGTCGAGCGGCCCTGCCTCAAGCAGCAGCTCGCTCATGCGCGCCACCATATAAGGCTGGGAGATGGTCTGGTTGTGTCCGATCGGCAGTGCAGTGTCTTCATAAGCGCGGTGGGCCAGCGCCTCGTCGACGAACAGATGACGCGGTGTACGGCGGATGACTTCAAGCACCTTGGCGTTGGAAACGCCCTCTTCATACAGGCGCTGAATAAGGCGTTCGCGAGTGCGTTGAGAGGTCATCCCGATGCCGCGACGCAAAATATCGTCTTGTTCACGACCCATTAGCGCAACCCCTCCAGCCAGCCATCGAGACTTCTAAAGGCATCATTGAAGGTGCGATCCAGTTGCAGCGGCGTGATGGATACATAGCCTTGCATCACCGCATGGAAATCAGTGCCCGGGCCGCCGTCTTCAGCGTCGCCCGCCGCAGCGATCCAGTAACCGGATTTGCCGCGCGGGTCGACCACCTTCATCGGCGCCGCAGCGCGTGCGCGGTGTCCCAGGCGGGTCAGCTGAATGCCGCGAATGTGATCCAGCGGCAGATTGGGAATGTTCACGTTCAATACCGTGCGCGGCGGCAGATCGAGGTCAGCGTGGGCTTCGACCAGTTTGCGCGCAAAGTAAGCGGCTGTGGGAAGGTTCTCCACTTGCCGTGAGACCAACGAAAAGGCGAACGAAGGACGCTCAAGGAATCGCCCCTCGAGGGCCGCCGCGACGGTGCCGGAATACAACACGTCGTCCCCCAGGTTAGCGCCCAGGTTGATACCGGAAACCACCATGTCCGGCTCGCACTCCAGCAAGCCGTTAAGGCCCAGGTGCACGCAATCGGTGGGTGTGCCGTTCAGGCTGATAAAGCCGTTGGCCAGGGTTTGCGGGTGCAACGGACGGTCGAGCGTCAGCGAACTGCTGGCGCCACTTTTGTCCTGGTCCGGGGCGATAACCACGCACTCGGTGTAATTCGCCAGCGCAGCATAAAGCGCGGCGAGACCGGGTGCGGCTACCCCATCGTCGTTAGAAATCAGAATACGCATGGGCTGTCCGTCTGCCCCACCGGCACCAGATCAACAAGCTCGCGCACCAATACAGTGGCGAAGCATCCGGCCGGGAGGACGAATTCCAGTTGCAGAATGTCAGGCTCGGGATAATGCCACGTCAACCCACCAATGGGCAGCCGCAGGATGCGACGTTCGTGGCTCATTCCGGCGTTAATCAACCAATCGCGCAGATCCGCTTCGCGCTCGGCGATTGCCTGCTCCAGTACATGGACAGCGCCGGTCGCCGGCGAGTCACCTTCGCCCCATTGAGGACCGGTCGGGTGCAGGTCGAGAATCGCCAGGCGCGGATCGCTGCATTCAGCTTCACCAGCCGGAAAAAAGCTGCGACTGTCGGTGAAGGCCAGCAGATCGCCGACCTGAGCACGCTGCCAGCTACCATCGGCCACGCGCGCCGCCAACACTTGGTTAAACAGAAAACTGCGCGCAGTGGACAGCAGGCGCGAACGCACATTGCGCTGCTCCGGCAAGGCCTTACGGGCAGCCCAGGCGCGGGCATCGACGACGTTACCACCATCAAAGCCGAAACGCTGGGTGCCGAAATAATTGGGAACGCCTTGTTTGGCGATCAGTTGCAGCCGCGCGTCGATTGCGTCTTTATCACCCGCGAATTGCGTCAGGCGCAACGTGAAGCCATTGGCCGAGTGAGCACCGCGTTGCAACTTGCGTTTGTGTCGACCGGTCTTGAGGATTTTCAGTGTGTCGTTTTCTGCCGCCGCCAGATCAGGATCGGCCTTGCCCGGCAGCTGCACGCTGAACCACTGGCGAGTCAGCGCCTGACGATCCTTCAAGCCCGCATAACTGACGGTGCGCAATGGCACGCCCGCGGCCTTGGCAATCCGCCGGGCCGCTTCTTCGGTATTCAGGCCACGCTTTTCCACCCAGATCCACAGGTGTTCGCCATCGCCGCTGAGGGGGATGTTGAGCACCTCATCGACCTGAAAGTCTTCTGCCGTGGCTTTCAATACCGCGGTGCCGAGAGCATCACCGTAAGCCCGCGGGCCGAGCAATTGCACTTCGTTCATGCGCGCAGCAACAAGGCAACGGAATGCACGGCGATGCCTTCTTCGCGACCGACAAAGCCGAGCTTTTCGGTGGTGGTAGCTTTCACGTTCACTTGATCCAACTCAACTTGAAGATCGGCGGCAATCAGCGCGCGCATCGATTCGATATGCGGGGCCATTTTCGGCGCCTGGGCAACAATGGTGTTATCGACATTGCCGACCTTCCAGCCCTTGGCATGGATCAGTGCGACGACATGACGCAACAGCACCCGGCTGTCGGCGCCCTTGTAGGTCGGGTCGGTGTCCGGGAAGTGCTTGCCGATATCACCCAGCGCAGCCGCGCCGAGCAAGGCATCGCTCAAGGCGTGCAGCAGGACGTCACCGTCGGAGTGAGCGAGCAGCCCGAAGCCGTGTGCAATACGCACGCCGCCTAGAGTAATGAAATCGCCTTCAGCGAAACGATGCACATCATAGCCGTGGCCAATACGCATAAAAAAACGCCCCGATTTTTGTCAGGGCGTGATTCTACCTGCTTTGTCAGACATTAGGCGCTTAGAGCACGCCCATGATGCTGCAAGTGGTCGTCAATGAAGCTGGCAATGAAGAAATAGCTGTGATCGTAGCCCGGTTGCAGGCGCAACGTCAGCGGATGACCGGCCAGTTTGGCCGCCTGTTGCAACGCCTCCGGCTTGAGCTGCGTGGCGAGGAAATCATCTCGATCACCTTGGTCGACCAGCAGCGGCAATTTCTCATCGGCCTCGGCGATCAATGCACAGGCATCCCATTCGCGCCATTTCGAACGGTCTTCGCCCAGGTACCGGGAAAAGGCTTTTTGGCCCCACGGGCAATCCATCGGATTGTTGATCGGCGAGAACGCCGACACCGACTGATAGCGCCCCGGGTTGCGCAAGGCGCAGACCAGCGCCCCATGACCACCCATGGAGTGGCCGCTGATACCGCGTTTGTCCGAAGCCGGGAAATGAGCTTCGACCAATGCCGGCAATTCCTGCACGACATAGTCATGCATCCGATAGTGCCGCGACCACGGTTCCTGCGAGGCATTCAGGTAAAACCCGGCGCCGAGGCCGAAGTCCCAGGCACCCTCTGGATCACCCGGCACGTCAGGACCGCGAGGGCTGGTGTCCGGTGCGACGATGATCAACCCCAGCTCGGCGGCCATGCGCAGGGCGCCGGCCTTGTGCATGAAGTTTTCATCGGTGCAGGTCAGGCCGGACAACCAATACAGCACTGGCAGCTTGCCGCCCTGCTCCGCTTGCGGTGGCAAGTACACGGCGAACACCATGTCGCAGCCGAGCACGTCGGAGCGGTGCTTGTAGCGTTTGTGCCAGCCGCCGAAGCTTTTCTGGCAGGAGATATTTTCCAGGCTCATGAGCGACCTCAAAAATGAATGACGCTGCGGATGCTTTTGCCTTCATGCATCAGGTCGAAAGCCTTGTTGATATCTTCCAGACCCATGGTGTGGGTGATGAAGGTATCCAGCGGGATTTCGCCGGTTTCGGCCATTTCGACGTAGCTTGGCAATTCGGTGCGGCCACGCACGCCACCGAACGCCGAACCGCGCCAGACGCGACCGGTGACCAGCTGGAACGGACGGGTCGAAATTTCCTGTCCGGCACCGGCGACGCCGATGATGACCGACTCGCCCCAGCCCTTGTGGCAGCACTCAAGCGCGGCACGCATCAACTGGACGTTGCCGATGCACTCGAAGGAAAAGTCGACGCCGCCATCCGTCATGTCGACGATGACTTCCTGGATCGGACGATCGAAATCTTTCGGGTTCACACAATCGGTTGCACCCAGCTGCTTGGCGATTTCGAATTTGGCAGGGTTGATGTCGATGGCGATGATGCGACCGGCCTTGGCCTTGACCGCACCGATGATGGCTGACAAACCGATGCCGCCAAGGCCGAAAATGGCCACGGTATCACCGGGTTTTACCTTGGCGGTATTGAGGACCGCCCCAATCCCGGTGGTGACACCGCAGCCTAGCAGGCAGACTTTTTCCAGTGGCGCTTCTTTAGGAATCTTCGCAACGGAGATTTCCGGCAACACGGTGTACTCCGAAAAGGTCGAGGTGCCCATGTAGTGGAAAATCGGCTGGCCCTTGTAGGAAAAACGCGTGGTGCCATCTGGCATCAGGCCTTTACCTTGCGTCGCGCGAATCGCCTGGCATAGGTTGGTTTTGCCCGAGAGGCAGAATTTGCATTTACGGCATTCCGGCGTGTACAGCGGGATCACATGGTCGCCGACGGCGACAGAGGTCACGCCTTCGCCGATCGCTTCGACCACCGCACCGCCTTCGTGACCGAGGATCGACGGAAAGATGCCTTCCGGGTCAGCGCCCGACAGCGTGTAGGCATCCGTATGACAGACACCGGAAGCCACCACTCGCAACAACACTTCACCGGCCTTGGGCATGGCGACATCGACTTCAACGATCTCGAGGGGTTTCTTGGCCTCGAAGGCTACGGCAGCGCGCGACTTGATCATGTGGATTCTCCAGTGAATAAAAACGAGACAGGGAGTGTAATACACCGCTTGACGGTGAATAATCCGGACAAAAGCAAAACATTATTGCTGTACAGGGATAATCATCGATGTCCGAGAACCGTTGGGAAGGTATAGACGAATTCGTCGCCGTCGCCGAATGCAGCCAATTCACCGCCGCCGCGGAACGACTCGGGGTCTCGTCCTCACATATCAGTCGACAAATTGTACGCCTCGAAGAGCGACTTCAGACGCGACTGCTGTACCGCAGCACCCGTCGGGTCACGCTGACCGAAGCCGGGCAGACCTTTCTGCAACATTGCCAGCGTTTGCAGGATGGCCGCGAAGAAGCCTTGCGTGCGGTG
This genomic window contains:
- a CDS encoding peptidoglycan DD-metalloendopeptidase family protein, with amino-acid sequence MSLTVIAQRMGTKSFQRLVTGLVLSTLLVGCSSSKTSDVRVVDRNNAAPQRPAVTTGQYVVRPKDTLFSIAFRYGWDYKALAARNNIPTPYTIHPGQTIRFDGRTGSTPAPVESATDSTPSSSLKTTVIRRQANGTTTSSSVVAPSFANKPAPAPMPPAGPAPTGWGWPSNGILIGKFSSNGSLNKGIDIAGDLGQPVLAASDGTVVYAGSGLRGYGELVIIKHSDTYVSAYGHNRRLLVREGQQVKVGQTIAEMGSTGTDRVKLHFEIRRQGKPVDPLQFLPRR
- a CDS encoding protein-L-isoaspartate(D-aspartate) O-methyltransferase; translated protein: MTSQRTRERLIQRLYEEGVSNAKVLEVIRRTPRHLFVDEALAHRAYEDTALPIGHNQTISQPYMVARMSELLLEAGPLDKVMEIGTGSGYQTAVLSQLVERVFSVERIKVLQDRAKERLVELNLRNVVFRWGDGWEGWPALAPYNGIIVTAVATDVPQALLDQLAPGGRLVIPVGSGEVQQLMLIIREENGFSRRVLGSVRFVPLLNGPLA
- the surE gene encoding 5'/3'-nucleotidase SurE translates to MRILISNDDGVAAPGLAALYAALANYTECVVIAPDQDKSGASSSLTLDRPLHPQTLANGFISLNGTPTDCVHLGLNGLLECEPDMVVSGINLGANLGDDVLYSGTVAAALEGRFLERPSFAFSLVSRQVENLPTAAYFARKLVEAHADLDLPPRTVLNVNIPNLPLDHIRGIQLTRLGHRARAAAPMKVVDPRGKSGYWIAAAGDAEDGGPGTDFHAVMQGYVSITPLQLDRTFNDAFRSLDGWLEGLR
- the truD gene encoding tRNA pseudouridine(13) synthase TruD gives rise to the protein MNEVQLLGPRAYGDALGTAVLKATAEDFQVDEVLNIPLSGDGEHLWIWVEKRGLNTEEAARRIAKAAGVPLRTVSYAGLKDRQALTRQWFSVQLPGKADPDLAAAENDTLKILKTGRHKRKLQRGAHSANGFTLRLTQFAGDKDAIDARLQLIAKQGVPNYFGTQRFGFDGGNVVDARAWAARKALPEQRNVRSRLLSTARSFLFNQVLAARVADGSWQRAQVGDLLAFTDSRSFFPAGEAECSDPRLAILDLHPTGPQWGEGDSPATGAVHVLEQAIAEREADLRDWLINAGMSHERRILRLPIGGLTWHYPEPDILQLEFVLPAGCFATVLVRELVDLVPVGQTDSPCVF
- the ispF gene encoding 2-C-methyl-D-erythritol 2,4-cyclodiphosphate synthase translates to MRIGHGYDVHRFAEGDFITLGGVRIAHGFGLLAHSDGDVLLHALSDALLGAAALGDIGKHFPDTDPTYKGADSRVLLRHVVALIHAKGWKVGNVDNTIVAQAPKMAPHIESMRALIAADLQVELDQVNVKATTTEKLGFVGREEGIAVHSVALLLRA
- the fghA gene encoding S-formylglutathione hydrolase, giving the protein MSLENISCQKSFGGWHKRYKHRSDVLGCDMVFAVYLPPQAEQGGKLPVLYWLSGLTCTDENFMHKAGALRMAAELGLIIVAPDTSPRGPDVPGDPEGAWDFGLGAGFYLNASQEPWSRHYRMHDYVVQELPALVEAHFPASDKRGISGHSMGGHGALVCALRNPGRYQSVSAFSPINNPMDCPWGQKAFSRYLGEDRSKWREWDACALIAEADEKLPLLVDQGDRDDFLATQLKPEALQQAAKLAGHPLTLRLQPGYDHSYFFIASFIDDHLQHHGRALSA
- a CDS encoding S-(hydroxymethyl)glutathione dehydrogenase/class III alcohol dehydrogenase, which codes for MIKSRAAVAFEAKKPLEIVEVDVAMPKAGEVLLRVVASGVCHTDAYTLSGADPEGIFPSILGHEGGAVVEAIGEGVTSVAVGDHVIPLYTPECRKCKFCLSGKTNLCQAIRATQGKGLMPDGTTRFSYKGQPIFHYMGTSTFSEYTVLPEISVAKIPKEAPLEKVCLLGCGVTTGIGAVLNTAKVKPGDTVAIFGLGGIGLSAIIGAVKAKAGRIIAIDINPAKFEIAKQLGATDCVNPKDFDRPIQEVIVDMTDGGVDFSFECIGNVQLMRAALECCHKGWGESVIIGVAGAGQEISTRPFQLVTGRVWRGSAFGGVRGRTELPSYVEMAETGEIPLDTFITHTMGLEDINKAFDLMHEGKSIRSVIHF